A genome region from Rhodopseudomonas boonkerdii includes the following:
- a CDS encoding amylo-alpha-1,6-glucosidase, whose amino-acid sequence MPVEAAAAKRDVLADQKVAESPFYIPMTGPASRPRRALKHDDTFAVLDSHGDIGASAGGPDGLFNEDTRYLARLELALNDVQPLLLGSNLRDDNSSLTIDLTNPDIYRNGRIILQKDMLHIVRTVFLWRGAAYQRIGLQNHGNARAGFDLTLCFDNDFADLFEVRGEKRKHRGVATSRLVDPGHVALEYTGLDGKPLRTMLSFDPRPSQLSANKATYRFELEPQEVTSLFVAASCNVELDHKPVPFLRGLLAHRREMRNFSKGATTIETSNDIFNEVLCQAMGDLNILMTNTPQGRYPYAGIPWYSTTFGRDGLITALQMLWIDPRVAKGVLSRLAAFQAREINPENDAEPGKILHEMRGGEMAALREVPFAQYYGSVDSTPLFVLLAGLYVERTGDEETLRALWPAVEAALGWIDGPGDPDQDGFVEYQRATEQGLQNQGWKDSYDAIFHADGKLAEGNIALAEVQGYVYAAKNLAARMALRLQLVERAKQLEAEARQLADRFEAAFWCEEIGTYALALDGAKLPCVVRSSNAGQLLFTGMVREERARMVAADLMRPHFFTGWGIRTIARGEARYNPMSYHDGSIWPHDNALIALGLARYGLKHSVETVFKGLFDTATYMDLRRLPELFCGFQREKRRGPTLYPVACAPQAWASATPFTLLEAALGIEFDIARGEIRFRDPRLPSFLQQVILRDVRLGESSVDICLRKHHDDVSLEVLRSRGQIRVSMVLTH is encoded by the coding sequence ATGCCCGTCGAAGCCGCCGCTGCCAAACGCGATGTACTCGCAGATCAGAAGGTCGCGGAGTCGCCGTTCTACATTCCGATGACAGGTCCCGCCTCGCGGCCGCGGCGCGCGCTGAAGCACGACGATACCTTCGCCGTGCTCGACAGTCATGGCGACATCGGCGCTTCCGCTGGGGGGCCGGATGGCCTGTTTAACGAGGATACGCGCTATCTGGCTCGCCTCGAACTCGCGCTGAACGATGTCCAGCCGCTTCTGCTCGGTTCCAATCTGCGCGACGACAACTCCTCGCTCACCATCGATCTCACCAATCCGGACATCTATCGCAACGGGCGCATCATCCTGCAAAAGGATATGCTGCATATCGTGCGCACCGTCTTTCTATGGCGCGGTGCGGCCTATCAGCGGATCGGCTTGCAGAATCACGGCAACGCGCGTGCCGGCTTCGATCTGACACTCTGTTTCGACAACGACTTCGCCGATCTGTTCGAAGTTCGCGGCGAAAAGAGAAAACATCGCGGTGTCGCGACAAGCCGTCTCGTCGATCCCGGCCATGTCGCGCTGGAATATACCGGTCTCGACGGCAAGCCGCTGCGCACGATGCTGTCTTTCGATCCGCGTCCGTCGCAATTGTCGGCAAACAAGGCGACCTATCGTTTCGAGCTTGAGCCGCAGGAAGTGACGTCGCTGTTCGTTGCGGCGAGTTGCAATGTCGAGCTTGATCACAAGCCAGTGCCGTTTCTCCGTGGCCTGCTGGCGCATCGTCGCGAGATGCGCAATTTCAGCAAGGGTGCAACCACAATCGAGACCTCGAACGACATTTTCAACGAGGTGCTGTGTCAGGCCATGGGCGATCTCAATATCCTCATGACCAATACGCCGCAGGGGCGTTACCCCTATGCCGGCATTCCCTGGTATTCGACCACGTTCGGCCGCGATGGCCTGATCACTGCGTTGCAGATGCTATGGATCGATCCGCGCGTGGCGAAGGGTGTGCTGTCGCGTCTGGCGGCATTCCAGGCGAGAGAAATCAACCCTGAGAACGATGCCGAGCCCGGCAAGATCCTGCATGAAATGCGCGGCGGAGAAATGGCGGCGCTGCGCGAGGTTCCGTTCGCGCAATATTATGGAAGTGTCGACTCGACACCGCTTTTCGTGCTGCTGGCCGGCCTCTATGTCGAACGCACGGGCGACGAAGAGACGCTGCGCGCGCTGTGGCCGGCCGTGGAGGCCGCATTGGGATGGATCGATGGGCCCGGTGACCCCGACCAGGATGGCTTCGTCGAATATCAGCGTGCCACCGAACAAGGACTGCAGAATCAGGGTTGGAAAGATTCGTATGACGCGATCTTTCATGCCGATGGCAAGCTTGCCGAAGGCAATATCGCGCTGGCCGAAGTGCAGGGTTATGTTTATGCGGCCAAGAACCTCGCCGCGCGGATGGCACTGCGACTGCAGCTGGTAGAGCGCGCCAAACAACTTGAGGCCGAAGCCCGGCAACTCGCCGATCGCTTCGAGGCCGCGTTCTGGTGCGAGGAGATCGGCACCTATGCGCTGGCTCTGGACGGCGCCAAGCTGCCCTGTGTGGTCCGCTCGTCCAATGCCGGTCAGTTGCTGTTTACCGGCATGGTGCGCGAAGAGCGCGCGCGGATGGTCGCCGCGGATTTGATGCGACCGCATTTTTTCACCGGCTGGGGCATTCGCACCATCGCTCGCGGTGAAGCTCGCTACAACCCGATGTCCTATCATGACGGCTCGATATGGCCGCATGACAACGCCCTGATCGCGCTGGGCCTGGCACGCTATGGTTTGAAACATTCGGTCGAAACGGTGTTCAAGGGCCTGTTCGACACGGCGACCTACATGGATTTGCGTCGTCTCCCGGAGCTGTTTTGCGGCTTCCAGCGCGAGAAACGCCGTGGTCCGACGTTGTATCCCGTGGCCTGCGCGCCGCAGGCCTGGGCGAGCGCGACGCCGTTCACCCTGCTCGAGGCGGCGCTCGGAATTGAATTCGACATTGCGCGCGGCGAAATCCGCTTCCGCGATCCACGGCTGCCATCGTTTCTGCAGCAGGTGATCCTGCGCGATGTACGGCTCGGCGAATCCAGCGTCGATATATGCCTGCGGAAGCATCATGACGACGTATCGCTGGAGGTGCTTCGCAGCCGCGGCCAGATCCGGGTTTCGATGGTGTTGACGCATTGA